A region of Toxorhynchites rutilus septentrionalis strain SRP chromosome 1, ASM2978413v1, whole genome shotgun sequence DNA encodes the following proteins:
- the LOC129761367 gene encoding uncharacterized protein LOC129761367, producing the protein MNAKKIKKIVVRRNNVLSSLKLIQQFNQDYTFDRDFPQLKFRIEKLDELWDQFDELQTEIECEEEADEELSAVRISFETEYFQLKGSLTEKLDAVEVDTKRPLSPVAPPVHSVGVRLPELKIPEFSGNFEEWTNFHDLFVTLIHTNHHLSSVQKFQYLKAVLKGEALRLVESLSVSSENYTIAWDSLRKRYDNKNLQIKQHFSALLSTNAIRKESATALSNLADEFDKHVCVLNKLENCDDHWNSFLIELLSSKLDPITLKEWESQLDINGRPMYDELVAFIQKRSRILQSITLSQTSQQPIKPEIKLESKTLRNKTVSYHSTNNDNLPKCRLCKLSHSLMQCVEFRKLSPQQRFEVAKKHGLCLNCLRSSHMMKNCTAGSCRTCSKRHHTLLHLNSTPKSDQNNDQSNTAIQVAQYTHHSPSVSVVGMPSSFSCIADDCNVVSRITEPVPSLSDGHSNYTSSLIPPSISKRKPSGSAQSSPQVTNCQDVVPVNSNLSKTKQFSVFMLTAYVRVKDIDGNYHFARALLDCASEANFVTESLAQTLRLKRLSANIDVYGISQSVKKVKQQVPIVVSSRINSYTSCLSFLILPSLTRILPTVNVNVSKWIIPRHVPLADPKFNVAHDVDMIIGIKSFFDILEDDQIALGSDLPVLRKTVFGYVVAGEALESKSSTVVCNVSTFDNLDSIVRKFWEVESFESGKVLSLEEQYCETHFEKTHSRANDGRYVIRLPIREEMLFALGESLTTAKRRFFSIEKKLASDPQLLSEYTKFMDEYQLLQHMEEIEPNHSIQHFYLPHHSIQRPESTTTKTRVVFDASCRGSNNISLNDICYIGPNVQPSLLSILLNFRLPKNVVTADIEKMYRQIIVHTEDRPLQQIVWRKNPTENLKHYRLNTVTYGTASAPYLATRVLNQLADDEAQNYPLAALKVKKSFYVDDYLSGEDDENRLIETNQQLIALLRSGGFSLRKWSSNNKRVLAHIPESLRDTRSELKIGQSGLIKTLGLNWHPVSDRLSFNVPEFELSELITKRTILSEMSRLFDPLGLVGAAIVMAKIFLQSLWANNYSWNDSLPSECTTWWKQYREEIYKLASLTIPRRALNDNYTDIELHCFADASDRAYGSCVYMKTTSGDGTSVSNLVISKSRVSSLTKLSTPRLELCAALLAAQLAELVLESTSLNIRVTYWTDSTIVLHWLASSSSV; encoded by the coding sequence ATGAACGCTAAGAAAATAAAGAAGATTGTTGTTCGTAGAAACAACGTTTTAAGTTCATTAAAATTGATTCAGCAATTCAACCAAGATTATACGTTCGATCGTGATTTCCCTCAACTCAAATTTCGCATAGAAAAGCTAGATGAGCTATGGGATCAATTTGACGAATTACAAACCGAAATTGAGTGTGAGGAAGAAGCCGACGAAGAACTTTCGGCTGTTAGAATTTCATTCGAAAcagaatattttcaattaaaagGATCACTCACTGAAAAGCTTGATGCAGTTGAAGTTGACACAAAAAGACCACTTTCTCCTGTTGCTCCGCCTGTTCATTCTGTTGGTGTTCGCTTGCCTGAGCTTAAAATACCGgagttttccggaaatttcGAAGAGTGGACGAATTTTCACGATCTTTTCGTCACTCTGATTCACACAAATCATCATCTGTCGTCAGTGCAAAAATTTCAGTATTTGAAGGCCGTATTGAAGGGTGAGGCTCTTCGTCTGGTTGAGTCTTTATCGGTTTCGTCAGAAAATTATACAATTGCATGGGATAGTCTAAGGAAGCGGTATGACAACAAGAATCTGCAAATTAAACAACACTTTTCGGCTTTGTTGTCCACGAATGCTATACGTAAAGAATCTGCCACAGCACTCTCAAATTTGGCAGATGAATTCGATAAGCATGTCTGTGTGCTTAATAAGTTGGAGAATTGTGATGATCATTGGAATTCATTCCTTATCGAGTTATTGAGTAGCAAATTGGATCCTATCACGCTGAAGGAATGGGAATCTCAGCTAGACATCAACGGTCGTCCCATGTATGATGAATTAGTTGCCTTTATTCAGAAACGCTCTAGGATTTTGCAGTCTATTACGCTCTCCCAAACATCACAACAGCCTATCAAGCCTGAGATAAAATTAGAATCGAAGACTCTGCGAAATAAAACCGTTTCATATCACTCCACGAATAATGATAATCTTCCGAAGTGCAGACTATGCAAACTATCGCATTCACTGATGCAGTGCGTTGAATTTAGGAAGCTGTCGCCACAACAACGTTTCGAAGTAGCCAAGAAGCACGGCCTTTGTCTTAACTGTCTACGGTCATCTCACATGATGAAAAACTGCACTGCTGGATCCTGTCGAACATGCAGCAAACGCCATCATACTTTGCTACATTTGAATTCAACTCCAAAGTCGGATCAGAATAACGATCAATCGAACACTGCCATTCAGGTAGCGCAGTATACACACCATTCACCATCGGTATCGGTCGTCGGTATGCCTTCATCGTTTTCGTGCATTGCAGATGATTGCAATGTGGTATCTCGGATTACTGAACCAGTCCCGTCATTGTCAGATGGGCACAGTAATTATACGTCGTCGCTTATTCCTCCATCGATTTCGAAACGCAAACCGTCAGGTTCTGCTCAAAGCTCACCTCAGGTGACAAATTGTCAAGATGTCGTTCCTGTAAATTCGAATTTGTCGAAGACTAAACAGTTTTCTGTATTCATGTTGACTGCATACGTTAGGGTCAAGGATATTGATGGTAACTACCACTTCGCACGCGCTTTGCTTGATTGTGCATCTGAAGCAAATTTCGTAACAGAATCTCTAGCTCAAACTCTTCGCTTGAAACGCCTATCTGCTAACATAGATGTGTATGGTATAAGCCAATCCGTTAAGAAAGTTAAACAACAAGTTCCCATCGTAGTGTCGTCTCGTATTAATTCGTACACATCTTGCTTGAGTTTTTTGATCCTGCCATCGCTAACGAGGATTTTGCCCACAGTCAACGTGAATGTATCCAAGTGGATTATTCCGCGCCACGTTCCTCTCGCAGATCCCAAATTCAATGTCGCCCACGACGTCGACATGATTATCGGCATAAAGTCATTCTTCGACATTCTAGAGGATGATCAAATCGCACTAGGTAGTGACTTGCCAGTGCTTCGTAAAACAGTTTTCGGTTACGTCGTTGCGGGTGAGGCCCTCGAAAGCAAATCTTCTACTGTTGTTTGTAACGTTTCGACTTTTGACAACCTGGATTCAATAGTTCGCAAATTCTGGGAAGTAGAAAGTTTCGAAAGTGGCAAAGTCCTTTCTCTGGAAGAACAATATTGCGAGACACATTTCGAAAAAACCCACAGCAGAGCCAATGACGGTCGGTACGTGATTCGTTTACCCATTCGTGAAGAGATGCTGTTTGCTTTAGGAGAATCGTTAACAACAGCAAAGCGTAGATTTTTTAGTATCGAGAAAAAGTTAGCATCGGACCCTCAGTTACTCTCAGAATACACGAAATTCATGGACGAGTATCAACTACTGCAACACATGGAGGAAATCGAGCCCAATCATTCGATCCAGCACTTCTACCTACCTCATCATTCGATCCAGCGACCAGAAAGCACAACAACAAAGACAAGGGTTGTTTTCGATGCCTCATGCCGAGGATCTAACAACATTTCACTGAATGATATCTGCTACATAGGTCCAAATGTTCAGCCTTCGCTTTTGTCAATACTACTCAATTTTCGACTACCAAAGAACGTAGTGACTGCCGATATAGAAAAAATGTATCGACAGATTATCGTCCACACTGAAGATCGTCCTCTGCAACAGATCGTTTGGCGGAAGAATCCTACAGAAAATCTAAAACATTATCGACTGAATACCGTCACATACGGTACAGCTTCTGCACCATACCTCGCTACGCGTGTTTTAAACCAACTTGCTGACGACGAAGCTCAAAACTATCCACTTGCCGCCTTGAAGGTGAAGAAGTCGTTTTACGTAGATGATTACCTGTCGGGGGAAGATGACGAAAATCGCTTAATCGAAACAAATCAACAGCTTATCGCACTTCTTCGTTCTGGTGGATTTAGCCTCCGAAAATGGAGCAGTAACAACAAAAGGGTGCTTGCTCATATTCCAGAATCACTACGGGATACTCGGTCCGAATTAAAAATCGGTCAATCAGGTTTAATCAAAACTCTTGGACTCAACTGGCATCCTGTGTCTGATCGGTTGAGCTTCAACGTTCCAGAATTTGAATTATCGGAGTTGATAACAAAACGTACAATTTTATCGGAGATGTCACGCCTATTCGACCCCCTCGGTCTTGTTGGAGCTGCTATCGTAATGGCGAAGATATTTCTACAATCACTTTGGGCTAACAACTATTCGTGGAACGACTCATTGCCATCTGAATGTACGACTTGGTGGAAGCAGTATCGTGAGGAAATCTATAAACTCGCATCGCTCA